Below is a window of Synechococcus sp. PCC 7335 DNA.
TAGGCACCTAAAGCTCGATAATTTAACCCCATAGAGAGCAATAGTCACCTATTTAGGTTGCTGAAATGCGGATCACACCTATAGTCTTACGGAATCTGTTCCTAGCTATTCTGAGTTTTACACTCGCTTTAGCACTCGCCCTACGTGCTCAGACTGAGGAACTCGCTAACCCTGTTGACCTTAATACAGCAGAGGTTGCGTCCGTTTTCGTCGCTGACGATGGTGGCCTTGTTTACCTCAAACAGCAGGGAGATATCGTGTACTGGTTTGCAGAACACCCTGGACGCAGTTACGCCCACGTGTTCCGTGGTCGCCGTGACGGCACACACATCCGTGGTCGCTTCATTTCAGTTCCCAAATACACGTCAACCGCTACGGGCAGTGTGACGATGCGCATAGGTACTGGCGGTATGCTTCACCTCGACGGTTCCCAAAATAATCTACCCTTTACGCAGCTCGAACCAAAGAGCATGACAGAGATTAAGGATCGCCTTCCACTACAAACGGATAGCGGATTTCGCGCTCAGTCTAGCAACGATACCGACGGCAGCTATGAAGATGCAAGAGGCCGTCGCTACTACCTGCGTACTGTAGATGACAAAGTTATCTTCTATGTAGAATCTGCTTTTCAAAGTGGCAAACGGCCAGTTGCCTCTTATGTTTACTGGGGTACCCGCGTTACGGCATCTCCCAACTTCGTTACAGGGCCTTTAGTGCCCATGCCTAAGGGACAGCGTCGTGCGGCTGGTAACTTCAGTATGGGCTTCAACAATACACCTGCGATCTCGGGTCGGAGCGATTTTCAGCATCTTGAGAGTGTCTTAGCCCTGCCACTCGGACAGAACATACCAGTTCGCCTAATTGGTGAAAACACCGCAACTACTCGCATGGTCAGTAAACGGGAGAATACGCTGACCGTCGAGGGAGACATTGCCGTAGCAGAGCTGCCGACCAATCCCCAGGCTCTAGCCAATGTTTCCTATGCACTTGCAGTCGCAGATGGAGGGCGACTCTGGCCAAATGGTGAGGTGCCTTACGAGCTTGAACTCAACTCACTCGTGGTTGGGCTAGATGACAGTGAGATTGAACTTCGAGACCGCCGTGGAACGGTTCGTACGCTGGCGGATGCGAAAATACTGACCCGACGGCGTCTTCAGAGTGCTATTGACTATGTAAACACTCAGACTCCCTTTAGGTGGCGGCCACGCCGAGCAGGCGACAATAACTATGTCAAATTTCAGGGATTTGAAGCACCCTGCGAATATCTAGACGACGAGAAAGAGCAACCCATTACCTGTGGCACCTCATGGGTAGGTATGAAGGGCGGACAGCAGCTCATCAGCTTCACAATTCCAAGTGCTAACGCACCGAACCTTTTAGGTAAGGGAACCTTTGTTCATGAGATGGGCCATGCGATGGGCCTTGGTCATGAGCAGAATCGCATCGACCGAGACAATCATGTGCGTGTCAATTGGAATGCCATATATCCGCACGCTAAAGGAAATTTTGAGAAGCGCACACAGCACCACATTGAGCTGGGTGCTTACGATATCGAATCTATCATGCACTATGGTTCGCGCAGCTTCAGTCGCAATGGCCAACCCACTCTCGTACCCATCGTCGAGGGACAGCGGATAGGACCGCTCTCAGACGAATTTTCCGATGGCGATCTTGCTGCCCTGAATGCCATGCTCCCAACTGTGGAAGAGGTTGATGCTCAGTCTCGTCGTGGTCACGGCGGTGGCATTGCACTAACCAATCTCGACAACGACGCTCAGCCCGAAATAGTCCTGATGACTTATGACGATGCTGAAGGAGAGAATGAGTTCAAACTCCGCATTTGCGAATTCAGTAGCTTTTACAGTCGTGCAACCTGCGAGTCCTCAATCAAGCTTGGTGGTCTCGGGCACCGCGGTGAAGGTGCGGGTATTGCCTTTGGTAACCTGGATGGATTTCAGGGTGATGACATGCTAGTTGCTGCCTACGACACAGGTAATCAGGTGAAGTACCGTATCTGCCTTAACTTTGCTGAGGAACGACTTGGCAGATGCTTTTCCGGTAGAACAGCAATCGGGGGACAATCGCTCGGCAACAGTATTGACGGTTTAGGTGTTGCGATCGGGGATATCGTTCCTGGTGACGAAGATGAAGTGATAATTGGTATTTACGATGATCCTGAAGGACAGAACGCTATTAAGTACATTGTCGGTCGCAACATGACTAACTTGGGCGATTTTACTTGGGGCGGACCGTTTCAGGAAGACGGACTCAGCCATCGTGCTGACGGATTTGGCGTTGCTCTATTTAACACCGATAGCAATCCTCGACCTGAGCTGATGTTTGGCATCCTAGACGACGCACAAGGGTCTGACTTGTTTAAGACGGTGACGCTTCACAACATCACGACAAACGGCGTATCAAGCGGTAGTCGGC
It encodes the following:
- a CDS encoding M12 family metallopeptidase yields the protein MRITPIVLRNLFLAILSFTLALALALRAQTEELANPVDLNTAEVASVFVADDGGLVYLKQQGDIVYWFAEHPGRSYAHVFRGRRDGTHIRGRFISVPKYTSTATGSVTMRIGTGGMLHLDGSQNNLPFTQLEPKSMTEIKDRLPLQTDSGFRAQSSNDTDGSYEDARGRRYYLRTVDDKVIFYVESAFQSGKRPVASYVYWGTRVTASPNFVTGPLVPMPKGQRRAAGNFSMGFNNTPAISGRSDFQHLESVLALPLGQNIPVRLIGENTATTRMVSKRENTLTVEGDIAVAELPTNPQALANVSYALAVADGGRLWPNGEVPYELELNSLVVGLDDSEIELRDRRGTVRTLADAKILTRRRLQSAIDYVNTQTPFRWRPRRAGDNNYVKFQGFEAPCEYLDDEKEQPITCGTSWVGMKGGQQLISFTIPSANAPNLLGKGTFVHEMGHAMGLGHEQNRIDRDNHVRVNWNAIYPHAKGNFEKRTQHHIELGAYDIESIMHYGSRSFSRNGQPTLVPIVEGQRIGPLSDEFSDGDLAALNAMLPTVEEVDAQSRRGHGGGIALTNLDNDAQPEIVLMTYDDAEGENEFKLRICEFSSFYSRATCESSIKLGGLGHRGEGAGIAFGNLDGFQGDDMLVAAYDTGNQVKYRICLNFAEERLGRCFSGRTAIGGQSLGNSIDGLGVAIGDIVPGDEDEVIIGIYDDPEGQNAIKYIVGRNMTNLGDFTWGGPFQEDGLSHRADGFGVALFNTDSNPRPELMFGILDDAQGSDLFKTVTLHNITTNGVSSGSRLDQRFHAHSSSSDGAGIAAWDFNADGGPDLVLMSVDDPDNDDSRNNRYKLRVVFSGAQ